A portion of the Oscillospiraceae bacterium genome contains these proteins:
- a CDS encoding LacI family transcriptional regulator, with amino-acid sequence MPSLKDLAKECGVSVATVSKALNDQPDIAQATRERIHAAARRMGYLPNAAARALKTNRTYNLGVLFVDEKQSGLTHEYFSAVLDSFKVEAEKRGYDITFINHNISGRSMSYLEHCHYRGVDGVVIACVNFYDPQVVELVNGDVPVVTIDHVFNNRMAILSDNVVGTKALVQQAWACGHRRIAFIHGEKTAVTENRLAGFYQACEELGLKVPEQYVRCGVYHDVDRCAEETRALLALPQRPTCIIFPDDFSALGGYNALAEAGLSIPEDISVMGYDGIYLSRVVKPSLVTYQQNTKALGRLAADKLIELIEHPRVTLPEQIRVSGKLLDGGSVRIL; translated from the coding sequence ATGCCATCCCTGAAGGATCTGGCAAAAGAGTGCGGCGTATCCGTCGCAACTGTCAGTAAAGCTTTGAACGACCAGCCGGACATTGCTCAGGCTACGCGGGAGCGGATCCACGCAGCGGCCCGCCGCATGGGCTACCTGCCCAATGCAGCGGCTCGGGCGCTGAAGACCAACCGCACCTACAACCTTGGCGTTCTGTTTGTGGATGAAAAACAGAGCGGCCTGACCCACGAGTACTTCTCCGCAGTGCTGGACAGCTTCAAGGTTGAAGCAGAAAAGCGCGGCTATGATATCACCTTTATCAACCACAACATCAGCGGCAGATCCATGAGCTATCTGGAGCATTGCCACTACCGGGGTGTGGACGGCGTGGTGATCGCCTGTGTGAACTTTTACGATCCGCAAGTGGTGGAGTTGGTCAACGGCGATGTGCCGGTGGTGACCATCGACCATGTGTTCAACAACCGGATGGCGATCCTTTCGGACAACGTGGTGGGCACAAAGGCCTTGGTGCAGCAGGCATGGGCCTGCGGACATCGGCGCATCGCCTTTATCCATGGCGAAAAGACCGCCGTTACCGAGAACCGTCTGGCAGGCTTCTATCAGGCCTGCGAGGAGCTGGGGTTGAAGGTGCCGGAGCAGTACGTCCGCTGCGGCGTGTACCACGACGTGGATCGCTGCGCTGAAGAGACCCGGGCGTTGCTGGCGCTGCCGCAGCGCCCCACCTGCATCATCTTCCCGGATGACTTTTCCGCACTGGGCGGCTACAACGCCCTGGCCGAGGCGGGCTTGAGCATCCCGGAGGATATCTCAGTGATGGGATACGATGGCATCTATCTCTCTCGGGTGGTCAAACCCTCGCTGGTGACCTACCAGCAGAACACCAAAGCCCTTGGCAGGCTGGCGGCGGATAAGCTGATCGAGCTGATCGAGCATCCGCGTGTGACCCTGCCGGAGCAGATTCGGGTGTCCGGCAAGCTGCTGGACGGCGGCTCCGTCCGCATCCTTTGA
- a CDS encoding glycosyl transferase: MKFGYFDDRNKEYVITTPQTPLPWINYLGSEDFFSLVSNTAGGYSFYRDARMRRLTRYRYNNSPLDMDGHRIYIKDGDTVWNPGWQPTKTPLDSYSCRHGLGYTVVEGKKDGVTARQELFVPKGDACELDRVTVCNESAAVKELDLFSYVEFCLWDAVDDSSNFQRNYSTGEVEVEGSVIYHKTEYRERRNHYAVFWANCPVDSFDTTRDAFCGVYGGPADPQAVRAGHCSGSIAHGWAPVGALHIHLSLAPGESRSILFGLGYIENPQQEKFIAPGVINKTRAHAMMARYATDAQIDAARIALRTHWEELLSTYHLESGEEKLNRMVNIWHQYQCMVTFNMSRSASYYESGTGRGMGFRDSCQDLLGFVHIIPSRARERILDIAATQFEDGSAYHQYQPLTKKGNRDIGTGFNDDPLWLIAGTAAYLRETGDWSILEEQVPFDNDAAKAQPLMEHLRRSFNFTCTHLGPHGLPLIGRADWNDCLNLNCFSEHPGESFQITGPSEGPVAESVFIAGMFVKYGHEYAELCDHLGLDTEASAARQSIDAVEQAVLTAGWDGAWFRRAYDAFGNPIGSKECAEGQIFIEPQGMCVMAGIGRETGQAAQALASVEERLDTKYGVVLLQPAYTGYQLNLGEISSYPPGYKENAGIFCHNNPWISCAEATLGHGDRAFAVYRKTCPAYIEDISEIHRTEPYVYSQMVAGKDAPTFGEAKNSWLTGTAAWTFFNISQYILGIQPTLDGLRVDPCIPHTLTGYTVTRRFRGAEYRITVDNAAGVQHGVKAVTVDGKAICGNVLPLAAAGTEVTVQVTMG, from the coding sequence ATGAAGTTCGGATATTTTGATGACCGGAACAAGGAATACGTCATCACCACCCCGCAGACGCCCCTGCCCTGGATCAACTACCTTGGCAGCGAGGACTTCTTCAGTCTGGTCTCCAACACGGCGGGCGGTTACAGCTTTTACCGGGATGCTCGGATGCGCCGCCTGACCCGCTACCGCTACAATAACTCTCCGCTGGACATGGACGGTCACCGCATCTACATCAAGGACGGCGACACCGTGTGGAACCCGGGTTGGCAGCCCACCAAGACCCCGCTGGACAGTTACAGCTGCCGCCACGGTCTGGGCTACACCGTTGTGGAGGGCAAAAAGGACGGTGTGACCGCCCGGCAGGAGTTGTTCGTCCCCAAGGGCGACGCCTGCGAGCTGGATCGGGTGACGGTGTGCAACGAAAGCGCCGCCGTCAAGGAGCTGGACCTGTTCAGCTATGTAGAGTTCTGCCTGTGGGATGCCGTGGACGACAGCTCCAACTTCCAGCGCAACTACTCCACTGGCGAGGTGGAGGTGGAAGGCAGCGTCATCTACCACAAGACCGAGTACCGCGAACGCCGCAACCACTACGCCGTTTTCTGGGCAAACTGCCCGGTGGACAGCTTCGACACCACCCGGGATGCCTTCTGCGGGGTATACGGCGGCCCGGCAGACCCGCAAGCCGTCCGCGCCGGGCACTGTTCCGGCAGCATTGCTCACGGCTGGGCACCGGTGGGTGCGCTGCACATCCACCTGAGCCTTGCTCCCGGCGAAAGCCGCAGCATCCTGTTCGGTCTGGGCTACATCGAAAACCCGCAGCAGGAAAAGTTCATCGCGCCGGGTGTCATCAACAAGACCCGCGCCCACGCCATGATGGCGCGCTACGCCACCGACGCACAGATCGATGCCGCCCGCATCGCCCTGCGCACCCACTGGGAGGAGCTGCTGTCCACCTACCATCTGGAATCCGGCGAGGAAAAGCTGAACCGCATGGTCAATATCTGGCATCAGTACCAGTGCATGGTCACCTTTAACATGAGCCGCTCTGCCAGCTATTACGAAAGCGGCACCGGACGCGGCATGGGCTTCCGGGACAGCTGTCAGGATCTTTTGGGCTTTGTGCACATCATCCCCTCCCGTGCCCGGGAGCGCATTCTGGATATCGCCGCCACCCAGTTCGAGGACGGCAGCGCCTACCACCAGTACCAGCCCCTGACCAAAAAGGGCAATCGGGACATCGGCACCGGCTTCAACGATGACCCGCTGTGGCTCATTGCCGGTACCGCCGCCTACCTGCGGGAGACCGGCGACTGGTCCATTCTGGAGGAGCAGGTTCCCTTTGACAACGATGCCGCCAAGGCGCAGCCCCTGATGGAGCACCTGCGCCGCAGCTTCAACTTTACCTGCACCCATCTGGGTCCCCACGGTCTGCCGCTCATCGGGCGTGCGGACTGGAACGACTGCCTGAACCTGAACTGCTTCTCCGAGCACCCGGGCGAGAGTTTCCAGATCACCGGGCCCAGCGAGGGTCCTGTGGCGGAGAGCGTGTTCATTGCGGGCATGTTCGTTAAGTACGGCCACGAATACGCCGAGCTGTGCGACCATCTGGGCCTTGACACCGAGGCTTCCGCCGCCCGCCAGAGCATTGACGCGGTGGAGCAGGCCGTCCTGACTGCAGGCTGGGATGGCGCGTGGTTCCGCCGTGCCTACGATGCTTTCGGCAACCCCATCGGCAGCAAGGAGTGCGCCGAGGGTCAGATCTTTATCGAGCCACAGGGCATGTGCGTCATGGCGGGCATCGGCAGGGAGACCGGACAGGCCGCGCAGGCGCTTGCCAGCGTGGAGGAGCGACTGGACACCAAATACGGTGTGGTGCTGCTGCAGCCCGCCTACACCGGCTATCAGCTGAATCTGGGCGAGATCTCCAGCTATCCTCCGGGATACAAGGAGAACGCCGGTATCTTCTGCCACAACAACCCGTGGATCAGCTGCGCCGAGGCAACGCTGGGTCACGGCGACCGCGCCTTTGCGGTCTACCGCAAGACCTGCCCCGCCTACATCGAGGACATCTCTGAGATCCACCGCACCGAACCCTACGTTTACAGCCAGATGGTGGCAGGCAAGGACGCCCCCACCTTCGGCGAAGCCAAAAACAGCTGGCTGACCGGCACGGCAGCATGGACCTTCTTCAACATCAGTCAGTACATTCTGGGCATCCAGCCCACCTTGGACGGCCTGCGGGTGGACCCCTGCATCCCCCACACCCTGACCGGCTACACGGTCACCCGCCGCTTCCGTGGCGCAGAGTATCGCATCACGGTGGACAACGCCGCCGGGGTTCAGCACGGCGTCAAGGCGGTTACCGTAGACGGCAAGGCCATCTGCGGCAATGTGCTGCCGCTGGCTGCCGCCGGGACCGAGGTAACGGTGCAGGTAACTATGGGTTAA
- a CDS encoding DUF6036 family nucleotidyltransferase, whose protein sequence is MGKMILDDLHKRLERLDEDADLMIDNDDRYQMVIVGGSAFILLGKLTRATHDIDALSVPKELYGLLGKYDINTDVEAYIDNFPYNFQDRLQPLPFGGTKVQFYTPSLEDLVIAKLCSFRDTDKADVESEAVRNSLDWNLLEHLATDEDELKASILNDWRYRDFYIRYQEYVERWRP, encoded by the coding sequence ATGGGAAAGATGATTTTAGACGACCTCCACAAGCGTCTGGAACGGCTGGACGAAGATGCCGACCTGATGATCGACAACGACGACCGTTACCAGATGGTAATTGTTGGCGGAAGTGCGTTTATTCTGCTGGGCAAGCTGACCCGTGCCACCCATGACATTGATGCCTTGAGCGTCCCGAAAGAGCTGTACGGACTACTTGGCAAGTACGACATCAACACGGATGTGGAAGCCTATATTGATAATTTTCCGTACAACTTCCAAGATCGGCTTCAGCCGCTGCCTTTCGGTGGTACAAAGGTACAGTTCTACACACCCAGTCTGGAAGATCTGGTAATCGCAAAGCTCTGCTCTTTCCGTGACACTGACAAGGCAGACGTAGAGAGCGAGGCTGTGCGGAACTCTTTGGACTGGAATTTGCTGGAACACCTTGCAACCGATGAGGATGAGCTGAAAGCCAGCATTTTGAACGACTGGCGGTATCGAGATTTTTATATCCGTTATCAGGAGTATGTGGAGAGGTGGAGACCGTGA
- a CDS encoding transcriptional regulator — translation MRKLTFEGFLKQYVVELSGVQTASVHKLADCMTENPRLKEPLYLYALAFDKVDLLLRYTVNRAVAAEYEQLSNRYSLAQMLLLLENQSPELTEGYLKVWRSYCSVRDTSLADNDTKALIHRRVLELQRKKKLTNYRLYTDLKLNPGNVNAWLKHNDSSKMSLDCARQIYKYAKSYPSVR, via the coding sequence GTGAGAAAGCTGACATTTGAAGGCTTTTTGAAGCAGTATGTGGTAGAACTTTCCGGGGTTCAGACGGCAAGTGTCCATAAGCTGGCAGATTGCATGACAGAAAATCCCCGCCTGAAAGAGCCACTGTATCTCTATGCGCTGGCCTTTGATAAAGTGGATTTGTTGCTCCGCTATACCGTAAACAGGGCTGTTGCTGCGGAGTATGAGCAGCTTTCCAATCGCTATTCGCTGGCGCAAATGCTGCTGCTTCTGGAAAACCAGTCACCGGAACTGACAGAGGGCTATTTGAAAGTCTGGCGCAGCTATTGCTCGGTGCGGGATACCTCTCTTGCGGACAATGATACGAAAGCGTTGATTCATCGCCGAGTATTGGAACTTCAGCGGAAAAAGAAACTGACGAATTATCGTCTCTACACAGACTTGAAGCTGAATCCGGGCAATGTGAATGCATGGCTCAAACACAACGATTCCAGCAAAATGAGCCTTGACTGTGCGCGCCAAATCTACAAGTATGCAAAAAGCTACCCATCTGTTCGATAA
- a CDS encoding recombinase family protein, which produces MTAVIYARYSSDNQREESIEGQIRECTAYAEKNGITVIKHYIDRAFSAKTDNRPEFQQMIKDSGKKLFDVVLVWKFDRFARNRFDSANYKMILKKNGVHLISVMEPIAEGSQGILVETLLEGMAEYYSAELSEKVIRGQTENALKGKCTGGTGTIGYKIDEDKFYHLDPLTSPLVLEAFQRYDNGEKMVEIVNFLNDKGVRNMQGGKMTHSSVNTMLKNRRYIGELSFRDIVVPDAIPAIVPKDLFDRVQKRMDKNKRAPACGKADEEYLLTTKLFCGKCGALMFGESGTSATGRTYYYYKCANVKRRKGCNKKTVQKEWLEDLVVRETMKLIQDDVVIDKIVQLVMDVQNQENTTIPLLEKQLREVNKKLDNLMKAIEDGLYTRTTKERLEALEIQKDELTAKIADEKLKKPSFNEDFIRFWLLKFRKFDISQQKQRKALIEIFVNAIFLYDDRTLITFNYKDGTQTVRFEDTLTADSAEEKSSDLSSLPGP; this is translated from the coding sequence ATGACCGCCGTAATCTATGCCCGCTATTCCTCGGACAACCAGCGTGAAGAATCCATTGAAGGCCAGATTCGGGAATGCACCGCCTACGCCGAAAAGAACGGCATCACGGTCATCAAACACTACATTGATCGTGCATTCTCTGCCAAAACGGACAACCGCCCGGAGTTCCAGCAGATGATCAAAGACAGCGGTAAGAAACTATTTGACGTTGTTCTCGTCTGGAAATTTGACCGCTTTGCACGGAATCGTTTTGATAGCGCAAACTACAAGATGATCCTGAAAAAGAACGGTGTCCACCTGATTTCCGTTATGGAACCCATTGCCGAGGGCTCACAGGGCATTCTGGTGGAAACACTGTTGGAAGGTATGGCGGAATACTATTCCGCAGAGCTGTCCGAAAAGGTGATCCGTGGTCAGACCGAGAACGCCCTGAAAGGGAAATGCACTGGCGGCACAGGAACCATCGGCTACAAAATCGACGAGGACAAGTTTTATCACCTTGACCCGCTGACCTCGCCGCTGGTGCTGGAAGCCTTTCAACGGTATGACAACGGCGAGAAGATGGTGGAAATCGTAAACTTCCTTAACGACAAGGGTGTCCGCAATATGCAGGGCGGCAAAATGACTCACAGCAGTGTGAACACCATGTTGAAGAACCGCCGGTACATTGGAGAACTGTCTTTCCGGGATATCGTTGTGCCGGATGCGATTCCGGCTATCGTTCCGAAAGACCTGTTTGACCGGGTGCAGAAGCGTATGGACAAGAACAAGCGCGCCCCTGCCTGCGGCAAAGCCGACGAAGAATACCTGTTGACCACCAAGCTGTTCTGCGGCAAGTGCGGTGCACTGATGTTCGGCGAAAGCGGAACCAGTGCCACTGGGCGCACCTACTATTATTACAAGTGCGCCAACGTCAAGCGGCGCAAGGGCTGCAACAAAAAGACCGTGCAGAAAGAATGGCTGGAAGATCTGGTCGTCCGGGAGACCATGAAGCTGATTCAGGACGATGTGGTGATCGACAAGATCGTTCAACTGGTCATGGATGTACAGAATCAGGAGAACACAACGATCCCGCTGCTGGAAAAGCAACTGCGAGAGGTCAACAAAAAGCTGGACAACCTGATGAAGGCCATCGAGGATGGCTTGTACACCCGGACAACGAAAGAGCGTCTGGAAGCGCTGGAAATTCAGAAAGATGAGTTGACTGCAAAAATTGCAGATGAAAAGTTGAAGAAGCCCAGCTTCAACGAAGATTTTATTCGATTCTGGTTGCTGAAATTTAGAAAGTTCGATATATCGCAGCAAAAGCAGCGGAAAGCGCTAATTGAAATTTTTGTGAATGCCATTTTCCTGTATGATGACCGAACCTTGATCACGTTCAACTACAAGGATGGCACCCAAACCGTCCGATTTGAGGACACTTTGACCGCCGATTCGGCAGAGGAAAAAAGTTCGGATTTGTCCAGTCTTCCTGGACCATAA
- a CDS encoding amidohydrolase family protein, translated as MQCFLKQQRKSQLPPATLRNAQLAGIGEVTGSIAPGKSADFIVTRENPLEDLWALQHLELVVCCDRAVKNPSPKRRKEVDALLDPYLV; from the coding sequence ATGCAATGTTTTCTTAAGCAGCAACGAAAATCTCAACTTCCACCCGCCACCCTGCGCAACGCGCAGCTGGCAGGCATTGGCGAGGTGACCGGCTCTATCGCGCCCGGCAAGAGCGCAGACTTCATCGTGACGCGCGAAAACCCGCTGGAGGATCTGTGGGCCTTGCAGCACCTGGAGCTGGTGGTCTGCTGCGACCGCGCCGTGAAGAACCCCTCCCCCAAGCGTAGAAAAGAGGTAGACGCCCTGCTGGACCCGTATCTGGTCTGA
- a CDS encoding transporter substrate-binding domain-containing protein gives MILSAKKYVAALLVFVCVCMIFSPLTAYAAEDSSQHETVKVGFFAMDGYHVMDEEGNRSGYGYDFLRLMARYWDVDYEYVGYDQSWDDMQQMLEDGEIDMVTSPRKTPEREEKFDFSRPIGTNNGILTVCSDNSTIVDGNYSTYNGMRVAFLNGSSRDKEFADFAGNKGFTYDPFYFDTTAEMEEALQSGNVDAIAATSMRKTNNERIVDKFDSSEFYVIVKKGNTELLNEINYAIDQMNAVEGDWKTTLYNKNYESIQTKNLEYTEKGKSIISQYSKDNPLHVLCDPTRYPYSYNENGEMKGIIPDYFRKIADYAGISYEFLTPATRDEYIAYQKNKETTDISIDARLETDNYAETKKWGVTAPFITMQLARVTRRDFDGKIDVVTTVDQTVSNSIEDAMAPGAEKLMCSTRQEMMEAVREGKADAAFVYYYMAQAFVNSDTTGTMTYTLLEQPTFTYRMVISSTENHALAGILTKAMYAMPQNLVEDLAAQYTTYKATELTFVDWIRLHPVVTVLVLLIFGWLLTAMAVTMVHLSARKKAQKAAQEKAEEMAELAEHAQTANKAKTAFLSHMSHDMRTPMNAIIGFTGIAMKNNPSDEVKNCLEKIDESSEYLLSLINDVLDLTHIESGKVKYNPVPADVKNITDSALDIIKGFLANRDINFKIQCEDAKIPNVLADPARLRDVLVNILSNAVKFTPDGGTITFEARCQEKGGDGYINMRYRISDTGIGMSEEFTKEVFEEFAQEDSDVRTQYHGVGLGMAIVKKYVDMMGGTISVQSKKHEGTTFTVDIPLEITDKEWNKSDTGFSEKVDLTGVNVLLAEDNELNAEIAAVQLEEFGMNVERAVDGKNAVEVFRNHPKGTFDVILMDVMMPEMNGYEATKAIRAMNDRPDGKNIPIIAMTANSFAEDVQASLDAGMNAHLSKPIVMDEVIKTILRYVR, from the coding sequence ATGATTTTGAGCGCAAAGAAATATGTGGCAGCGTTACTGGTTTTTGTATGCGTGTGCATGATATTTTCTCCCCTGACTGCATATGCAGCCGAGGACAGTTCGCAGCATGAAACTGTCAAAGTCGGTTTCTTTGCCATGGATGGTTATCATGTGATGGATGAAGAAGGCAACCGCAGTGGGTATGGCTATGATTTTCTTCGGCTGATGGCCCGTTATTGGGATGTAGATTACGAATATGTCGGATATGATCAGAGCTGGGATGATATGCAGCAGATGCTTGAAGATGGCGAGATCGATATGGTAACATCTCCCCGCAAAACACCGGAAAGAGAAGAAAAGTTTGATTTTTCACGTCCGATCGGAACCAATAATGGGATTCTGACCGTCTGCAGTGACAACAGCACGATTGTGGATGGCAATTACAGTACTTACAACGGTATGCGTGTGGCATTTTTGAACGGAAGCTCACGAGATAAAGAGTTTGCGGATTTTGCAGGCAATAAAGGATTTACATATGATCCATTTTATTTTGATACGACAGCAGAGATGGAGGAAGCTCTTCAGAGCGGAAATGTTGATGCGATTGCTGCCACTTCTATGAGGAAAACAAACAATGAGCGTATCGTGGACAAATTTGACAGCAGCGAGTTCTATGTCATTGTTAAAAAAGGTAATACAGAATTGCTGAATGAGATCAATTATGCAATCGACCAGATGAATGCAGTTGAGGGTGACTGGAAAACGACACTTTATAATAAAAATTATGAAAGCATACAAACTAAGAATCTGGAATATACGGAGAAAGGAAAAAGTATAATTTCACAGTATTCCAAGGACAACCCGCTTCATGTTCTGTGTGATCCGACCCGTTATCCATATTCTTATAATGAAAATGGTGAGATGAAGGGGATTATCCCGGATTACTTCCGGAAAATTGCAGACTATGCCGGGATTTCCTATGAGTTTCTTACACCTGCCACCAGAGATGAGTATATTGCCTATCAGAAAAATAAGGAAACCACAGATATAAGCATCGATGCACGCCTGGAAACAGATAACTATGCTGAAACGAAAAAATGGGGTGTTACGGCACCTTTCATTACGATGCAGCTGGCAAGGGTGACACGGCGTGACTTTGATGGAAAAATTGATGTTGTTACTACGGTTGACCAGACAGTATCAAATTCAATTGAAGATGCAATGGCACCCGGTGCAGAAAAACTGATGTGCAGTACCCGACAGGAAATGATGGAAGCTGTCCGTGAGGGGAAAGCAGATGCTGCCTTCGTCTACTATTACATGGCACAGGCGTTTGTGAACAGTGACACTACGGGCACCATGACATATACTCTGCTGGAACAGCCTACATTCACCTACCGCATGGTGATTTCATCAACTGAGAACCATGCGCTGGCTGGTATTCTGACGAAAGCAATGTATGCCATGCCTCAAAATCTTGTTGAAGATCTTGCAGCACAGTATACCACATACAAAGCAACAGAGCTGACATTTGTTGACTGGATCCGTCTGCATCCTGTTGTTACTGTTTTAGTTCTTCTTATTTTTGGATGGCTGCTGACTGCTATGGCTGTGACAATGGTGCATCTCAGTGCAAGAAAAAAAGCTCAGAAGGCGGCCCAGGAGAAAGCTGAGGAAATGGCGGAACTGGCAGAGCATGCACAGACTGCAAACAAGGCAAAAACAGCATTTTTGTCACATATGTCCCATGATATGAGGACACCGATGAATGCAATCATAGGATTTACCGGTATTGCAATGAAAAATAATCCGTCAGACGAAGTGAAAAATTGTCTGGAAAAGATCGACGAAAGCTCAGAGTATTTACTGTCGCTGATCAATGATGTATTGGATCTGACCCACATCGAAAGTGGAAAAGTGAAATACAATCCGGTACCGGCGGATGTGAAAAACATTACTGATTCTGCATTGGATATTATAAAAGGCTTTCTTGCGAACAGGGATATCAACTTTAAGATTCAGTGTGAAGATGCAAAGATTCCAAATGTACTTGCGGATCCTGCACGCCTGCGCGATGTGCTGGTCAATATTCTGAGCAATGCCGTAAAATTCACTCCGGATGGAGGGACGATTACATTTGAAGCCCGGTGTCAGGAAAAGGGCGGGGATGGATATATAAATATGCGTTACCGCATTTCGGATACTGGTATTGGCATGAGTGAGGAATTTACAAAAGAAGTTTTTGAGGAATTTGCACAGGAAGATTCCGATGTGAGAACGCAGTACCACGGAGTTGGACTGGGGATGGCTATCGTAAAGAAGTATGTGGATATGATGGGTGGAACCATTTCCGTGCAGAGTAAAAAGCATGAGGGAACCACATTTACTGTGGATATTCCGTTGGAAATTACAGATAAGGAATGGAATAAGTCAGACACAGGTTTTTCGGAAAAGGTAGATCTTACAGGTGTGAATGTCCTTCTTGCAGAGGATAATGAACTGAATGCAGAGATTGCTGCCGTGCAGCTGGAAGAGTTCGGGATGAATGTAGAAAGAGCTGTGGATGGAAAGAATGCTGTTGAGGTTTTCAGAAATCATCCGAAAGGCACATTTGATGTAATTCTGATGGATGTCATGATGCCTGAAATGAATGGTTATGAAGCGACAAAAGCCATCAGGGCAATGAATGACAGACCGGATGGAAAAAACATTCCTATTATAGCAATGACAGCGAATTCATTTGCAGAAGATGTTCAGGCATCACTGGATGCAGGAATGAACGCACATTTGTCAAAGCCGATTGTGATGGATGAAGTTATAAAAACGATTTTAAGGTATGTACGATAA